aaagcaaaataaaaataaaaacatagtgCAACAGGTAGAACATTGAAAATCCGATTACTACACCAATCCTATCGAGACAACTCATGATGTTCAGCAACTCACGATTCGGCAAACgtttattttttaaggtttttgcaTTAGGACATGCCTACATGTGGAGAACCAGTAGTTAGAACACAATAATATAGTTATAGACAGTAAAGTTTTTCACAATCATGTAAAGTGAACTAACCACAATCTTTCGGGTCCACCACTCATCACTGGCCTGAAGCAGCCCAATGCCAGCATCATAACCCAACCCAGTCTCATTGTCAAAACACTCCTTATACTGCCTCCACCCTTTTTTCAGATGATCCCATTTGTTTTTAATCTGCAAGTAAGTCGCCACTCTTCCCATGTCACCCAACTGCTGAATCACTGCATCAACCCCAGTTTTGGTCAGAAATCCTCCGTTCCTCTTGCCTTCTAGGACTTGAACAGCACAGAACTCACAAAAAGCTTGTAGTTCCTTAAGGTTTTTCCAATCAGCTCTTGGATCATTACTACCACCGTCCTTCGATTTCTCCTTAACCATTTTTGCTA
This portion of the Castanea sativa cultivar Marrone di Chiusa Pesio chromosome 7, ASM4071231v1 genome encodes:
- the LOC142644143 gene encoding uncharacterized protein LOC142644143, which produces MVKEKSKDGGSNDPRADWKNLKELQAFCEFCAVQVLEGKRNGGFLTKTGVDAVIQQLGDMGRVATYLQIKNKWDHLKKGWRQYKECFDNETGLGYDAGIGLLQASDEWWTRKIVACPNAKTLKNKRLPNRELLNIMSCLDRIGVVIGFSMYEQAYHADLDQSSCKRVQENFEGVAVLPYAAEWQLDA